One Brassica napus cultivar Da-Ae chromosome A5, Da-Ae, whole genome shotgun sequence DNA window includes the following coding sequences:
- the LOC106410560 gene encoding abscisic acid receptor PYL4 translates to MLAVHRPSSAVSNGDSVQIPMMIASFQKRFPSLSRDTTAARFHTHEVGPNQCCSAVIQEISAPITTVWSVVRRFDNPQAYKHFLKSCSVIGGDGGNVGSLRQVHVVSGLPAGSSTERLDILDDERHVISFSVVGGDHRLSNYRSVTTLHPSPISGTVVVESYVVDVPQGNTKEETCDFVDVIVRCNLQSLAKIAENSAAEVMKKTSMR, encoded by the coding sequence ATGCTAGCCGTTCACCGCCCTTCTTCCGCCGTATCAAACGGAGACTCCGTCCAGATTCCGATGATGATCGCTTCTTTTCAAAAACGTTTCCCTTCTCTCTCACGCGACACAACCGCCGCTCGTTTCCACACGCACGAGGTTGGTCCTAACCAGTGTTGCTCAGCTGTTATCCAAGAGATCTCCGCTCCAATAACCACAGTATGGTCCGTCGTCAGACGCTTCGACAACCCGCAAGCTTACAAACACTTCCTCAAAAGCTGCAGCGTTATAGGCGGAGACGGTGGTAACGTTGGTAGCCTACGTCAAGTCCACGTCGTCTCTGGCCTACCCGCCGGGAGCTCTACCGAGCGTCTTGACATTCTTGATGATGAGCGTCACGTCATCAGCTTCAGCGTCGTCGGTGGGGACCATAGGTTATCTAACTACCGATCTGTCACGACTCTTCACCCTTCTCCGATCTCCGGGACCGTCGTTGTTGAGTCCTACGTCGTTGATGTGCCTCAAGGGAACACGAAGGAAGAGACATGCGACTTTGTGGACGTTATAGTACGATGCAATCTCCAGTCACTTGCTAAAATAGCTGAAAATTCTGCGGCGGAGGTGATGAAGAAGACGTCCATGCGATGA
- the LOC106454641 gene encoding uncharacterized protein LOC106454641 encodes MDTRQMIVIFSSLVLTQMTLGNIDSILQEFDCVDIYKQPAFQHPLLKHHKIPEKFTSNESFDRKSKYKTTDQSCPKGTVAILRQRSETESLHLDTDDHFGHHFAVMDTYPDASIYRGAQADISIHNLTLQNNQLSRSQIWLENGPPGELNSIQVGWAVHPRLYGDSATRFTIYWTADGYKTTGCYNTNCPGFIIVTRNPSIGNIFKLSSVYGGDKTVIFTPHVYQDVFTPGWALKVDDEMIGYWPGELFTHLKNGASRVRFGGNTYISPDGISPPMGNGHFPLKDYQRSSSFLHVKLTNHRYQTIEAKTILRNADSRCFRLMDRRYTKENGKSFSYGGAGGRCGI; translated from the exons ATGGATACACGTCAAATGATCgttatattttcttctttggtTCTCACGCAAATGACCCTAGGAAACATTGAT TCAATTTTACAGGAGTTTGATTGTGTTGATATATACAAACAACCCGCTTTTCAACATCCATTGTTGAAACACCACAAGATTCCG GAAAAATTCACTTCAAATGAAAGTTTTGatagaaaaagtaaatataaaacaacTGATCAAAGTTGTCCAAAAGGAACCGTGGCAATCTTAAGACAAAGAAGTGAAACTGAGAGTCTTCATCTCGACACAGACGATCATTTCGGCCACCAT TTTGCGGTAATGGACACATATCCGGATGCGAGCATCTATCGAGGAGCACAAGCTGATATAAGTATCCATAACCTAACTTtacaaaataatcaattaagtAGAAGTCAAATTTGGTTAGAGAATGGACCTCCTGGAGAACTCAACAGCATACAAGTTGGCTGGGCG GTGCATCCAAGATTGTACGGAGACAGTGCCACACGATTTACTATTTATTGGACT GCTGATGGCTATAAAACCACTGGATGCTATAATACAAATTGTCCTGGTTTTATTATTGTAACTCGAAATCCCTCGATTggaaacatttttaaactatcCTCCGTGTATGGTGGTGATAAAACAGTTATTTTCACACCACACGTTTATCAG GACGTCTTTACTCCAGGCTGGGCACTGAAAGTAGATGACGAAATGATTGGATATTGGCCCGGAGAGCTATTTACACACTTGAAAAATGGAGCTTCTCGGGTGCGTTTTGGAGGAAACACATATATATCTCCAGATGGGATTAGTCCTCCAATGGGAAATGGTCATTTTCCGCTTAAAGACTATCAAAGGAGTTCGAGTTTTCTTCATGTGAAGCTTACGAATCATAGGTATCAGACAATCGaagctaaaacaatattaaGGAATGCAGATTCTAGGTGTTTTAGACTAATGGACCGGCGTTACACCAAGGAGAACGGAAAGTCCTTTTCTTATGGAGGAGCAGGTGGCAGATGCGGTATTTGa
- the LOC106453406 gene encoding uncharacterized protein LOC106453406 has protein sequence MDTRQMLVIFSYVVLTHMTLGNIDEFDCVDIYKQPAFQHPLLKHHKIPEKFTSNESFDRKNKYKTNDQICPKGTVAILRQRSETESVHLDTIYQFGHHFALMDASSFETIYRGAQADISIHNLTLQNNQYSKSQIWLENGPIAELNSIQVGWAVHPRVYGDSATRLTIYWTGDGYKTGCYNTECPGFIIITRKPSIGSIFKQSSVYGDKPVTFTPQVIQSFFGNWVLYVDDEIIGYWPGELFTHLNKGASRVRFGGNTFMSPDGISPPMGNGYVPIYDYERSSSFLQVKLMNDKYQSIEAETQMGVADSKCFTLISRDYTNETGNSFSFGGPGGSCGV, from the exons ATGGATACACGTCAAATGCTGGTTATATTTTCTTATGTGGTTCTCACGCATATGACCCTAGGAAACATTGAT GAGTTCGATTGTGTTGATATATACAAACAACCCGCTTTTCAACATCCATTGTTGAAACACCACAAGATTCCG GAAAAATTCACTTCAAATGAAAGTTttgatagaaaaaataaatataaaacaaatgatCAAATTTGTCCAAAAGGAACCGTGGCAATTTTAAGACAAAGAAGTGAAACTGAGAGCGTTCATCTCGACACAATCTATCAATTCGGCCACCAT TTTGCGTTGATGGATGCATCTTCGTTTGAAACCATCTATCGAGGAGCACAAGCTGATATAAGTATTCATAACTTAACTTTACAAAATAACCAATACAGTAAAAGTCAAATTTGGTTAGAGAATGGACCTATTGCCGAACTCAACAGCATACAAGTTGGCTGGGCG GTACATCCAAGAGTGTATGGAGACAGTGCTACACGATTGACTATATATTGGACT GGAGATGGCTATAAAACTGGATGCTATAATACAGAATGTCCtggatttattattattactcgAAAACCCTCGATTGGAAGCATTTTTAAACAATCCTCTGTGTATGGTGACAAACCAGTAACTTTCACACCACAAGTTATTCAG AGCTTTTTTGGAAACTGGGTACTGTACGTAGACGACGAAATAATTGGATATTGGCCCGGAGAGCTATTTACACACTTGAACAAAGGAGCTTCTCGGGTGCGTTTTGGAGGAAACACATTTATGTCTCCAGATGGGATTAGTCCTCCAATGGGAAATGGTTATGTTCCGATCTATGACTATGAAAGGAGTTCGAGTTTTCTTCAAGTGAAACTTATGAATGATAAGTATCAGAGCATCGAAGCTGAAACACAAATGGGGGTTGCAGATTCTAAGTGTTTTACACTAATAAGTCGGGATTACACCAATGAGACTGGAAATTCCTTTTCTTTTGGAGGACCAGGTGGAAGTTGTGgtgtttga
- the LOC106454642 gene encoding uncharacterized protein At5g01610-like, translated as MDQIMNKVGSYWLGQKANKEFNSVGDDFNSLSSSIEGGTKWLVNKLKGKMQKPLPELLKEFGLPVGIFPQDATNYEFNEETGKLTVFIPETCEVGYRDSSVLRFSTTVTGYLEKGKLAEVEGLKTKLMIWVKVTCISADPSKVYFTAGMKKSRSRDAYEVIRCGVSVDKF; from the exons ATGGATCAGATAATGAACAAGGTGGGCTCTTATTGGTTAGGACAAAAGGCAAACAAAGAGTTCAACTCCGTCGGTGACGACTTTAAT TCATTGTCTAGCAGTATTGAAGGAGGTACCAAGTGGTTGGTCAACAAACTCaaag GAAAAATGCAGAAGCCATTACCTGAGCTGCTAAAGGAATTTGGTTTACCGGTTGGGATCTTTCCACAGGACGCCACAAACTACGAGTTCAACGAAGAGACGGGCAAGTTGACTGTCTTCATCCCTGAGACCTGCGAGGTTGGGTACAGGGATTCATCGGTCCTGCGGTTTTCGACAACGGTGACGGGTTACCTGGAGAAAGGGAAGCTAGCTGAAGTGGAAGGCTTGAAAACAAAGTTGATGATTTGGGTGAAAGTTACTTGTATCTCAGCAGACCCATCAAAGGTGTATTTCACGGCAGGGATGAAGAAAAGCAGGAGCAGAGATGCTTATGAGGTTATACGGTGTGGTGTTAGTGTTGATAAATTCTAA